In Methanocaldococcus lauensis, a single genomic region encodes these proteins:
- a CDS encoding peptidylprolyl isomerase, translated as MVEKGKLVKVSYDGYVEGKLFDTTNEELAKKEGIYNPAVVYGPVAIFAGEGQILPGLDEVILEMDVGEEREVVLPPEKAFGKRDPSKIKLVPISEFKKRGIQPIKGLTVYIDNIPGKIVSVNSGRVLVDFNHELAGKEVKYRIKIEEVVENKEDIVKEIVKMYVPRLTDVNVTIENETVKIELPEFAPFIPNIERFKMAIANEILKRLEDVDKVAFIETFERKKENMEKTE; from the coding sequence ATGGTAGAAAAAGGAAAATTAGTTAAGGTTAGTTATGATGGATATGTTGAAGGAAAACTATTTGACACTACTAATGAGGAATTGGCTAAAAAAGAGGGAATTTATAATCCAGCAGTAGTTTATGGTCCTGTTGCTATTTTTGCTGGAGAAGGACAGATACTCCCTGGATTAGATGAAGTAATATTAGAAATGGATGTTGGTGAAGAAAGGGAAGTTGTTTTACCACCTGAAAAAGCATTTGGTAAAAGAGATCCATCAAAAATAAAATTAGTTCCTATATCTGAATTTAAGAAAAGAGGAATTCAGCCAATAAAAGGTTTAACTGTATATATAGACAATATACCAGGAAAAATTGTTAGTGTAAATAGTGGAAGAGTTTTAGTTGACTTTAATCATGAATTGGCAGGAAAAGAGGTAAAGTATAGAATAAAAATTGAAGAAGTAGTTGAAAATAAAGAAGACATAGTAAAAGAGATTGTAAAGATGTATGTTCCAAGATTAACAGATGTAAATGTTACTATTGAGAATGAAACTGTTAAAATTGAATTACCAGAATTTGCTCCTTTTATTCCAAACATTGAAAGATTTAAAATGGCTATAGCAAATGAGATATTAAAGAGATTAGAAGATGTAGATAAAGTAGCATTTATTGAAACTTTTGAAAGAAAAAAAGAAAATATGGAAAAAACTGAATAA
- a CDS encoding NfeD family protein, with protein MEGLGYFFILVGFIVMALETVTPGLYLPALGIALLIYGVVLLILPQYAFISAIISGIITIILLNKFVYGVGKDIKIGAERFVGKIGKAVEDFDENGYGWVEIENQKWLAKSDDKIKNGDKVEIVGIEGVSLIVKKA; from the coding sequence ATGGAGGGCTTAGGATATTTTTTCATACTTGTAGGTTTTATTGTAATGGCATTAGAGACTGTAACTCCTGGCTTATATCTTCCTGCATTAGGAATAGCCTTATTAATATATGGTGTTGTATTGTTGATACTTCCCCAGTATGCATTTATTTCAGCAATAATTTCAGGAATTATAACAATTATATTATTAAATAAATTTGTTTATGGAGTAGGAAAGGATATAAAAATTGGGGCTGAAAGATTTGTGGGAAAAATTGGAAAAGCAGTAGAAGATTTTGATGAAAATGGATATGGATGGGTAGAAATAGAAAATCAAAAATGGTTGGCAAAGTCAGATGATAAAATAAAAAATGGGGACAAAGTTGAAATTGTTGGAATTGAAGGAGTCTCACTAATCGTTAAAAAAGCATAG